In Candidatus Desulforudis audaxviator MP104C, a genomic segment contains:
- a CDS encoding amino acid ABC transporter ATP-binding protein, with translation MIEVRDLYKDFKSLKVLQGINCRVAEGEVVCVIGPSGSGKSTFLRCLNLLEEPTRGEIIIDGVSLTDKSTNINKMRQKVGMVFQLFNLFPHKTALENIMLAPLKVARLSRTEAEERARSLLEKVGLKDKADNYPGQLSGGQQQRVAIARALAMQPKVMLFDECTSALDPEMVKEVLAVMKDLAREGMTMVVVTHEMGFAREVGDRVLFMDDGKIVEEGLPSEIFTAPREERTKAFLSKIL, from the coding sequence ATGATCGAGGTTAGGGACCTTTACAAGGACTTCAAGTCCCTGAAGGTGCTTCAGGGCATCAACTGCCGGGTGGCGGAGGGCGAGGTGGTCTGTGTCATCGGTCCCAGCGGCTCGGGCAAGAGTACCTTCCTGCGCTGCCTGAACCTCCTGGAGGAGCCGACCAGGGGCGAGATTATTATCGACGGCGTCTCCCTCACCGACAAGAGCACCAACATCAACAAGATGCGGCAGAAGGTGGGCATGGTGTTCCAATTGTTCAACCTCTTCCCGCACAAGACGGCGCTGGAGAACATCATGCTGGCACCCCTCAAGGTGGCCCGCCTATCGCGGACGGAGGCCGAAGAACGGGCCCGGTCGCTTCTGGAGAAGGTGGGCTTGAAGGACAAGGCCGACAACTACCCCGGGCAGCTTTCGGGCGGCCAGCAGCAGCGGGTGGCCATCGCCCGCGCCCTGGCGATGCAGCCGAAAGTGATGCTGTTCGACGAGTGCACGTCCGCCCTGGACCCGGAAATGGTCAAGGAGGTCCTGGCAGTGATGAAGGACCTGGCGCGCGAGGGAATGACCATGGTGGTGGTCACGCACGAGATGGGTTTTGCACGCGAGGTCGGTGACCGGGTACTGTTTATGGACGACGGGAAAATCGTGGAAGAAGGTCTGCCGTCGGAGATTTTCACCGCCCCCCGGGAGGAGCGCACCAAAGCGTTTCTCAGTAAGATCCTCTAG
- a CDS encoding nitrite reductase, producing the protein MGQAVFKQKSGLEALVLVGACGVVTPGQFKGLAERLDELGVAALKFTTRQTLVLLLPAENVAAACAAAEELGWRVGTFGNTFRNVKACCGREDLCPKNITEVLDLGIEIQDKYYGRPLPRDFKVALAGCARGCTDPYCADFGVRARQGGAYEVAVGGRGSTLNPRHGTVIAENISREGVFAVLEFVLEKYQALAKPKERVLHVIDRVGIEPFVPDPAWLVQYQVEKDEEPPKEKQSQKESKR; encoded by the coding sequence ATGGGTCAAGCCGTATTCAAACAGAAATCTGGACTGGAGGCCCTGGTGTTGGTCGGAGCTTGCGGGGTGGTAACGCCCGGCCAGTTCAAAGGTCTGGCTGAGCGGCTGGATGAACTGGGCGTGGCCGCCCTGAAGTTCACTACCAGGCAAACGCTGGTGCTGCTCCTGCCGGCGGAAAACGTGGCGGCAGCTTGTGCGGCGGCCGAAGAACTTGGCTGGCGGGTAGGCACCTTCGGCAACACGTTCCGTAACGTCAAGGCCTGTTGCGGGCGGGAAGACCTATGCCCAAAGAACATCACCGAAGTGCTGGACTTGGGCATTGAGATCCAGGATAAATATTACGGGCGCCCGCTGCCACGGGATTTCAAGGTGGCCTTGGCCGGGTGCGCCCGGGGGTGCACCGACCCCTACTGCGCCGATTTCGGGGTCCGGGCCCGGCAGGGGGGAGCTTACGAGGTCGCCGTGGGCGGCAGAGGCTCCACGCTGAACCCGCGGCACGGAACAGTGATCGCGGAGAACATCAGCCGGGAAGGGGTCTTCGCGGTGCTAGAGTTTGTGCTGGAGAAGTACCAGGCGTTGGCCAAGCCGAAGGAGCGGGTACTCCACGTGATCGACCGGGTGGGAATCGAGCCGTTTGTGCCTGACCCGGCCTGGCTGGTGCAGTACCAGGTGGAGAAGGACGAGGAGCCGCCGAAGGAAAAGCAAAGCCAAAAAGAGTCAAAGCGTTAG
- a CDS encoding NAD(P)/FAD-dependent oxidoreductase — translation MTEPEMYDVAVIGCGPAGLSAALNAAVRRKKVVLFGGEFCVSKINRSPRVDNFLGRPGVTGEALHREFVAHVRKFNIPMVNKRVINVFPEAEGFGLAIKDRVYRARTVILTVGMAVARMLEGEEGLVGRGVSYCATCDGPLFRGKTVAIIDYTKEGIEEATYMAGFCSWIYYVCMHTEPPQFEQDNIELLKGLKPVRILGADGTVKALELDKRIVAVEGVFIFREAFPPQDLVPGLELEGNHIKVSRALETNIPGIFAAGDCTGKPYQLAKSVGEGQVAALNAVAYLDSAGSK, via the coding sequence ATGACGGAGCCAGAAATGTACGACGTGGCGGTGATCGGCTGCGGGCCAGCCGGACTGTCGGCGGCCCTGAACGCGGCGGTGCGCCGCAAAAAGGTGGTTCTCTTCGGGGGCGAGTTCTGTGTTTCGAAAATAAACCGTTCCCCGCGGGTGGACAATTTCCTGGGCCGGCCCGGAGTTACCGGTGAGGCGTTGCATCGGGAGTTTGTCGCGCACGTCCGGAAGTTCAATATCCCCATGGTTAACAAGCGGGTCATTAACGTCTTTCCGGAGGCAGAGGGGTTCGGCCTGGCGATCAAAGACCGCGTTTACCGGGCGCGCACGGTGATCCTTACGGTGGGGATGGCCGTGGCCCGGATGCTGGAGGGGGAGGAGGGTCTGGTCGGACGCGGCGTCAGCTACTGCGCGACCTGTGACGGTCCCCTGTTCCGCGGAAAAACGGTGGCCATCATCGATTACACGAAGGAAGGCATCGAAGAGGCCACTTACATGGCCGGTTTCTGTTCCTGGATCTACTACGTGTGCATGCATACCGAGCCCCCGCAATTCGAGCAGGACAACATCGAACTGCTCAAAGGGCTTAAACCGGTCCGAATCCTGGGCGCAGACGGCACGGTCAAAGCGCTGGAACTGGACAAACGGATCGTAGCGGTGGAAGGCGTGTTCATTTTTCGGGAAGCCTTCCCACCGCAAGATCTGGTGCCCGGCCTTGAGTTGGAGGGTAACCACATCAAGGTGAGCCGGGCCTTGGAAACCAACATTCCTGGGATCTTCGCGGCCGGGGACTGTACGGGCAAGCCTTACCAACTGGCCAAGTCGGTCGGGGAGGGGCAGGTGGCCGCGCTGAATGCAGTGGCGTATTTGGATTCCGCAGGCAGCAAGTGA
- a CDS encoding putative NADH-dependent flavin oxidoreductase, with translation MSAGFRRLFSPLHVGGVTFRNRLVMPPLSSGTAGTGGEVTDKMLRFYDRVEPGVVYPFGRLFERSMGIWSETHRPRL, from the coding sequence TTGTCGGCCGGCTTTAGGAGGTTGTTCAGCCCTCTGCACGTCGGTGGAGTGACTTTTCGTAATCGCCTGGTGATGCCGCCGCTTTCCTCCGGAACAGCCGGCACGGGCGGGGAAGTGACCGACAAAATGCTCCGGTTTTACGACCGCGTGGAGCCCGGGGTGGTATACCCGTTCGGACGTCTTTTTGAACGATCCATGGGGATCTGGAGCGAAACGCATCGCCCGCGGCTGTAG
- a CDS encoding N-acetyltransferase, with protein MQYRKARITDVEAIHGLISYYAARGLMLARPRALLYESIREFAVAEEDGRVVGAGGLHIIWEDLAEIRALAVEETMIGRGIGRGLVGMLLADAWELHIPRVFTLTYQPGFFEKCGFRRVPKEEMPQKVWKECINCPHFPNCNEESLIIDLK; from the coding sequence GTGCAGTACCGCAAAGCCAGGATCACCGATGTGGAGGCCATCCACGGCCTGATCAGCTATTACGCCGCAAGGGGGCTGATGTTGGCCCGGCCCCGGGCGCTCCTTTATGAAAGCATCCGAGAGTTTGCCGTCGCCGAGGAAGACGGGCGGGTGGTCGGGGCGGGAGGCCTGCACATCATCTGGGAGGACCTGGCCGAAATCCGCGCCCTGGCGGTGGAAGAGACAATGATCGGCCGGGGGATCGGCCGGGGACTGGTGGGGATGCTCCTGGCAGACGCCTGGGAACTGCACATCCCCAGGGTATTCACGCTGACCTACCAGCCCGGTTTCTTCGAAAAGTGCGGTTTCCGTCGGGTGCCCAAGGAGGAGATGCCCCAGAAGGTCTGGAAGGAATGCATCAATTGTCCCCATTTTCCGAACTGCAATGAGGAATCCCTGATCATCGACCTCAAGTGA
- the rtcA gene encoding RNA 3'-terminal phosphate cyclase: protein MTPKGLTQPGGRCYDGTNIRNGCNSRGLMYSGGTAIKRLHINGAERSGSGTIVRYAVALSALAGRELHLTNIRARRQKPGLRPQHLKAVEAVRDLCGGQLEGAVVGASEILFRPGTVLRGGDYRWDIETGGSAVMLALTILPPAILAGAPGTFHITGGLFQDFAPSAYHLQRVLLPLLSRMGADTRLEIVRPGYVPQGGGELLLEVRPAAGGLKPLVLSEQGRIESVSGIALSSHLSDRHVGERMAAAAAGVFRAAGHEALIDVVDDALSVQPGAALAAWAVTATGCILGADQAGQPRRPAEHIGRHVARTLLADLAAGATVDRFAADQLVIFAALARGETVYRVPLFTEHLETNLWLVEKILGAGVRVESNVVRIRGVGFEAEGRTLTLDR, encoded by the coding sequence TTGACCCCGAAGGGGCTTACGCAACCCGGCGGCCGGTGTTATGATGGGACAAACATCCGGAACGGCTGCAATTCACGCGGGCTGATGTACTCGGGAGGGACTGCTATCAAACGGCTGCACATCAACGGCGCGGAGAGGTCCGGCAGCGGCACCATCGTCAGGTACGCGGTCGCACTCTCGGCCCTTGCCGGCCGCGAGTTGCACCTCACCAATATCCGGGCCCGGCGCCAAAAACCCGGGCTGCGGCCCCAGCACCTGAAAGCGGTGGAAGCGGTCCGTGACCTGTGCGGTGGGCAGCTCGAGGGCGCTGTGGTGGGCGCCTCCGAAATCCTGTTCCGTCCCGGAACGGTGCTCCGCGGGGGTGATTACCGTTGGGACATCGAAACCGGCGGCTCGGCCGTGATGCTGGCCCTTACCATCCTGCCGCCGGCCATCCTCGCCGGCGCCCCGGGCACGTTCCACATCACCGGGGGTCTCTTTCAGGACTTCGCGCCCAGCGCCTACCACCTGCAGCGGGTGCTGCTTCCCCTCCTGTCCCGAATGGGGGCGGACACCCGCCTGGAGATCGTTCGCCCCGGCTACGTGCCGCAGGGCGGCGGTGAACTTCTCCTGGAAGTAAGACCGGCGGCGGGTGGCTTGAAACCGCTGGTGTTGAGCGAGCAGGGGCGTATCGAGTCCGTGTCCGGGATCGCCTTGAGTTCCCACCTGTCGGACCGCCATGTGGGTGAGCGCATGGCCGCCGCCGCGGCCGGGGTGTTCCGAGCCGCCGGTCATGAGGCGCTCATCGATGTGGTTGACGATGCCCTGTCCGTGCAGCCCGGCGCCGCCCTGGCCGCCTGGGCGGTAACCGCCACCGGGTGCATCCTGGGGGCGGACCAGGCAGGTCAGCCGCGCCGCCCTGCCGAACATATCGGCCGCCACGTGGCCCGGACGTTGCTTGCGGACCTGGCCGCCGGGGCCACGGTAGACCGGTTCGCGGCCGACCAACTGGTGATTTTCGCCGCCTTGGCCCGGGGAGAGACAGTTTATCGCGTGCCCCTGTTCACCGAACACCTGGAAACCAACCTGTGGCTTGTGGAGAAGATCCTGGGCGCCGGAGTGCGCGTCGAAAGCAACGTGGTCCGCATTCGCGGCGTGGGTTTTGAGGCGGAGGGACGGACTTTGACTCTGGACCGCTAG
- a CDS encoding beta-propeller domain-containing protein — translation MYRVMGVVVVLVFALTLAVGKPPGRAQVQPQTPKLPAVKSYAELAALLDEKREIHYGFPLRMGAKTMLTDQAAMESAAPGARAPGEDSGAGSDYSATNIQVPGVDEADIVKTDGRYIFQVNKQRVMMIRAYPHREMAVKKVIEFADEWFNPLEIYLDAEHLVVVGTSARPGRAVHPHHPYPIYGTVKTLVFDVRDKDNITRVREVEVDGNYVSSRKIDKNVYLVANKYPDYYMFREFGLPVKEGLTPAYRDSLAGNRFENVKCTDVCYFPGFREPNYLLVAGFNLNEKKEVEIGTYLGAGENIYVSRANLYVAATERQYGPIMPVPGLREPAPAVVPDRVPAIMPPLEPREQTTVYRFALKDGDVTYTGKGQVPGTVLNQFSMDEYDGHFRVATTLNTWGPDSRNALYVLDRDLGICGRVEDIAPGERIYSARFMGPRAYMVTFKTTDPLFVLDLADPKKPAILGALKIPGFSNYLHPYDEHHLIGFGKDAVEATGKEGGREVPLGFAYEQGMKLALFDVTDVKNPVEKFAIGIGDRGTHSEVLNNHKALWFHQEKNLFAFPVTVAEIKRRTGATPPWEYGTFVFQGAYVYELTLERGFVLKGRITHLTDADYMKSGNWWPGSDRDVNRILHINDNLYTLSNGLVKVNDLNTLAEKRSLALP, via the coding sequence ATGTACCGGGTGATGGGTGTGGTTGTGGTGCTGGTTTTCGCCCTGACGCTCGCGGTCGGCAAACCGCCGGGAAGGGCGCAAGTACAGCCGCAGACGCCGAAGCTGCCGGCGGTGAAGTCCTACGCGGAACTGGCGGCGCTACTGGACGAGAAAAGGGAGATCCACTATGGTTTCCCCTTGCGCATGGGCGCGAAAACGATGCTTACTGACCAGGCGGCAATGGAGTCCGCGGCCCCCGGGGCGCGTGCTCCCGGGGAAGACAGCGGCGCCGGGAGCGACTACTCCGCCACCAACATACAGGTGCCGGGAGTAGACGAGGCCGACATTGTAAAGACCGACGGCCGGTACATCTTCCAGGTCAACAAACAGCGGGTGATGATGATTCGGGCTTACCCGCACCGCGAGATGGCGGTCAAGAAGGTGATCGAGTTTGCGGATGAATGGTTCAATCCGCTGGAGATTTACCTGGACGCCGAGCATCTGGTCGTGGTGGGAACGTCGGCGCGGCCCGGGCGGGCGGTACACCCGCATCACCCGTACCCGATCTACGGCACCGTGAAGACCCTGGTGTTCGACGTGCGGGACAAGGACAACATCACCCGGGTGCGGGAGGTGGAAGTGGACGGCAACTACGTATCCTCGCGTAAAATTGATAAGAACGTGTACCTGGTGGCGAACAAGTACCCGGACTACTACATGTTCCGGGAGTTCGGACTCCCGGTCAAGGAAGGGCTGACGCCGGCCTACCGGGACAGCCTGGCGGGCAACCGGTTCGAGAACGTGAAGTGCACCGACGTGTGCTACTTCCCGGGTTTCCGGGAGCCGAACTACCTCTTGGTGGCCGGGTTTAACCTGAACGAGAAAAAGGAAGTCGAAATCGGCACCTACCTCGGTGCCGGCGAGAATATCTACGTTTCCCGGGCCAACCTTTACGTTGCGGCCACCGAGCGCCAGTACGGCCCCATAATGCCGGTGCCGGGTCTGCGTGAGCCGGCCCCGGCCGTCGTGCCGGATAGAGTTCCGGCGATTATGCCTCCGCTCGAGCCGCGGGAGCAGACCACGGTCTACCGGTTCGCTCTGAAAGACGGGGACGTCACCTACACCGGCAAGGGACAGGTGCCCGGCACCGTACTGAACCAGTTCTCCATGGACGAATACGACGGCCACTTCCGGGTGGCCACGACCTTGAACACTTGGGGCCCAGACTCCCGGAACGCCCTGTACGTACTGGACCGTGACCTCGGTATCTGCGGCCGGGTCGAGGACATCGCCCCCGGCGAGCGGATCTATTCGGCGCGCTTCATGGGCCCGCGGGCCTACATGGTGACTTTCAAGACCACCGACCCGCTGTTCGTGCTGGACCTGGCCGACCCGAAAAAGCCGGCGATCCTGGGGGCTTTAAAGATCCCCGGTTTCTCCAATTACCTGCACCCGTACGACGAGCACCACCTGATCGGGTTCGGTAAGGACGCCGTGGAGGCCACCGGCAAAGAGGGCGGGCGGGAGGTCCCCCTGGGGTTCGCTTACGAGCAGGGAATGAAGTTGGCCCTGTTCGACGTCACCGACGTCAAGAACCCGGTGGAGAAGTTCGCGATCGGCATCGGCGACCGGGGCACCCACTCCGAAGTGCTGAACAACCACAAGGCCCTTTGGTTCCACCAGGAGAAGAACCTGTTTGCTTTCCCCGTCACGGTGGCCGAGATCAAGCGGCGTACCGGCGCGACACCGCCGTGGGAATATGGCACGTTCGTCTTCCAGGGGGCCTACGTGTACGAACTGACCCTTGAGCGCGGCTTTGTGCTCAAGGGCCGGATAACGCACCTGACGGACGCCGACTACATGAAGTCCGGCAACTGGTGGCCCGGGAGCGACCGGGACGTCAACCGGATCCTGCACATCAACGACAATCTGTACACGCTCTCGAACGGACTGGTGAAGGTGAACGACTTGAACACCCTGGCGGAAAAGCGGAGCCTGGCCCTGCCATAA
- a CDS encoding ABC transporter ATP-binding protein, which yields MAPEVLMELVGVWKTYRMGEVEVPALKPTDLKVYRGEILVILGPSGSGKSTLLNLMGGIDQPSGGRLLYEGQDLSKVGDNRLTAYRRHHVGFIFQFFDLISNLTVTENVALGAEIAGRRGAFAPILENLGLAGKEGNFPSQLSGGEQQRVAIARALAKEPDLMLCDEPTGSLDFRTGLLVLQLLHRASREMGKTVVIITHNTPIGKMGDRVLYMRDGVIDRIETNESPLDPLLISW from the coding sequence ATGGCGCCGGAAGTGCTCATGGAACTGGTCGGGGTTTGGAAAACCTACCGGATGGGCGAAGTGGAGGTCCCGGCCTTGAAACCGACCGATCTGAAGGTTTACCGGGGCGAGATCCTGGTCATCCTCGGTCCCAGCGGCTCGGGCAAGAGCACGCTTTTAAACCTCATGGGCGGCATCGACCAGCCGAGCGGCGGCCGTTTGCTGTACGAAGGCCAAGACCTGTCCAAAGTCGGCGATAACCGGCTCACCGCCTACCGGCGGCACCACGTCGGTTTCATCTTCCAGTTCTTCGACCTGATCTCCAACCTCACCGTGACCGAGAACGTCGCGCTGGGCGCGGAGATCGCCGGGCGGCGCGGTGCTTTTGCGCCCATCCTGGAAAACCTCGGCCTGGCCGGGAAGGAAGGCAACTTCCCTTCTCAGCTGAGCGGCGGCGAACAGCAGCGGGTGGCCATCGCCCGCGCCCTGGCCAAGGAGCCGGACCTGATGCTCTGCGACGAGCCCACCGGGTCGCTGGACTTCCGCACCGGCCTGCTGGTTTTGCAGCTCCTCCACCGGGCCAGCCGGGAGATGGGCAAGACGGTGGTGATCATCACCCATAACACTCCCATCGGCAAGATGGGCGACCGGGTGCTCTACATGCGCGACGGGGTGATCGACCGCATCGAGACCAACGAATCCCCATTGGATCCTTTACTGATCAGTTGGTGA
- a CDS encoding ABC transporter permease: MLLRKLLRDIATFKGQFFAIALLVMLGIAMFSSMYLALVNLRDSAENSFHRLRLADYTVHFTAAPAGLTEAARAIEGVRLVSGRYVDDVSLDLPGAPDKMRARIISLPGPGEDPVNDLHLVRGRLLDPDDRRGVLISSDFATHHQLEPGDPVHVIVGGLRQELVIRGLILSPEYLFAAPDLNQFFSSIHSFAIMFVTRDTAAEVLGSGGQINELAVTTDPEADADAVEQALRELTSGYGYRTLVAREDQFSYRMLQSEMDQLSTWSVMLPVVFLGAAVMVILVLLARIVRQQRSHIGLLRALGYTRAHIMGYYLGFALAVGGTGSVAGTLLGYWMSVGLTNQYAFYFNIPYLVSGFHWDVQLFAVTLGVGTCLVASFFSARAAASIHPVEAMRAPAPPPGRRFWGERWFSFMDRLPALWKFPIRNITRNPWRFNFSATGVGVALGLLVLSGSFYDLFDDMLNRYFGDMVGYEARINFTGPTGWDAVTEVALWPEVREAQALVEGAVRYRNGRLQYEGPLTGLPEDGRLFQLRDEQNNLVAPSRGGILLSSNLMQILDLKEGDTVTLEPMVAGLPSREVTVAGTVETMLGVGGFLPLEEARFVLGPGTPISAALVTTNPGTSLETLRERARDRPFVSGVQSIADAREEALKNLDLMYAFLAVALLFSMLLAGAIVYSMSSITTLERTRELVSFRMQGMSRKGTGVLIAAEGLLPAVPGLVLGVAVGYAWAAWFAAAFSSDLMTIRLVIYPATIVFSVLAVVAAVALAQCPPIRSTNRINLAEASKHRE; the protein is encoded by the coding sequence ATGCTGTTGCGCAAACTGCTCCGGGACATCGCTACCTTCAAGGGACAGTTCTTCGCTATTGCGCTGTTGGTGATGCTGGGCATCGCCATGTTCTCCTCCATGTACCTGGCGCTGGTCAACCTGCGGGACTCCGCGGAAAACAGCTTCCACCGGCTGCGCTTGGCCGACTACACCGTGCACTTCACCGCCGCCCCCGCCGGCCTGACCGAGGCAGCCCGCGCCATCGAGGGTGTGCGCCTGGTCAGCGGGCGGTACGTGGACGACGTCTCCCTGGACCTCCCGGGCGCCCCCGACAAAATGCGGGCCCGGATCATCTCCCTGCCCGGCCCCGGCGAGGACCCGGTGAACGACCTGCACTTGGTCCGCGGCCGCCTTCTGGACCCCGACGACCGTCGCGGCGTCCTCATTTCCAGCGACTTCGCCACGCATCACCAACTGGAACCGGGCGACCCGGTGCACGTCATCGTTGGGGGCCTGCGCCAGGAACTGGTGATCCGGGGCCTAATCTTGAGCCCGGAGTACCTTTTCGCCGCCCCCGACCTGAACCAGTTCTTTTCGTCGATCCATTCGTTCGCGATTATGTTCGTGACCCGCGACACGGCGGCTGAAGTCCTGGGCAGCGGCGGCCAGATCAACGAACTTGCCGTGACCACCGATCCGGAAGCGGACGCGGACGCGGTCGAACAGGCCCTGCGTGAACTGACTTCCGGTTACGGCTACCGGACTCTGGTCGCGCGCGAAGACCAGTTCAGCTACCGTATGCTTCAGAGCGAGATGGACCAGCTTTCAACCTGGTCGGTGATGCTGCCCGTCGTGTTTCTGGGTGCCGCCGTGATGGTCATTCTGGTGCTCCTGGCGCGGATCGTCCGGCAGCAGCGCTCCCATATCGGGCTCCTCCGGGCGCTGGGATACACCCGGGCGCACATCATGGGCTACTACCTGGGATTCGCCCTGGCCGTCGGGGGCACTGGTTCGGTGGCCGGGACGCTCCTCGGCTACTGGATGTCGGTCGGCTTGACCAATCAGTACGCCTTTTACTTCAACATCCCCTACCTGGTGAGCGGGTTCCACTGGGACGTGCAACTGTTTGCCGTGACCCTGGGCGTCGGCACCTGCCTCGTCGCCTCCTTTTTCTCGGCCCGGGCGGCCGCTTCCATCCACCCGGTGGAGGCCATGCGCGCCCCCGCTCCCCCGCCGGGCCGCCGCTTCTGGGGCGAACGCTGGTTCAGTTTCATGGACCGGCTGCCAGCCCTCTGGAAGTTTCCGATTCGGAACATCACCCGCAATCCCTGGCGGTTCAACTTCTCGGCCACCGGCGTGGGCGTGGCGTTGGGCTTGCTGGTGCTATCCGGTTCCTTCTATGACCTGTTTGACGACATGCTCAACCGCTACTTCGGCGATATGGTGGGCTATGAGGCCCGCATCAACTTCACCGGGCCGACCGGTTGGGACGCTGTGACCGAGGTGGCCCTCTGGCCCGAGGTGCGCGAGGCCCAAGCCCTGGTGGAGGGAGCGGTGCGCTACCGCAACGGGCGCCTGCAGTACGAAGGCCCCCTCACCGGCCTGCCGGAGGACGGTCGCCTTTTCCAGTTGCGGGATGAGCAGAACAACCTGGTCGCCCCGTCCCGCGGCGGGATACTCCTGTCTTCGAACTTGATGCAAATACTGGACCTGAAGGAAGGGGACACCGTCACCCTGGAACCAATGGTCGCCGGGCTGCCCAGCCGTGAAGTCACGGTCGCCGGCACGGTCGAGACAATGCTGGGCGTCGGCGGCTTTCTGCCGCTAGAGGAGGCCCGTTTTGTGCTAGGACCGGGCACGCCTATCTCCGCGGCGCTGGTGACCACTAATCCCGGCACCAGCCTGGAAACGCTCCGCGAACGTGCCCGGGACCGCCCGTTCGTCAGCGGAGTGCAAAGCATCGCCGATGCGCGCGAGGAGGCGTTGAAGAATCTGGACCTGATGTACGCCTTCCTGGCCGTGGCGCTGCTTTTCAGCATGCTTCTGGCGGGCGCCATCGTGTACAGCATGTCCTCCATCACCACGTTGGAACGCACGCGTGAACTGGTGAGTTTCCGCATGCAGGGCATGAGCCGGAAGGGTACCGGCGTGCTGATCGCCGCCGAGGGTCTGCTGCCCGCTGTCCCCGGCCTGGTCCTGGGCGTCGCCGTAGGCTACGCCTGGGCCGCCTGGTTTGCCGCCGCCTTTTCCAGCGACCTGATGACCATCCGGTTGGTTATCTACCCGGCCACGATCGTGTTTTCCGTGCTGGCCGTCGTCGCGGCGGTGGCGCTGGCCCAGTGCCCGCCGATCCGGAGCACAAACCGCATCAATCTGGCCGAAGCCTCGAAACACCGGGAATAG
- a CDS encoding efflux RND transporter periplasmic adaptor subunit — MLSRKIKVGLGIVIVGLLAGGGYLVSALQPVAVRTAAAVATDLTVTVRGTGDVEAAAPDRVYAEAGGKLVAVPVAAGDRVAPGDLLAVFDTAALQDRLALAAAERRTLEAQQAELAEQNRVALELAALELEQAGTNLERAEFLHAQQVIPDAELEAARRAREAAALNLARAEAGKLALDTVAARLDAARTAERQAERQLRQARVTAASAGVILERMVEPGAVVAPGAPLFVVGDPEILRVVAEIEPRDAGLVAAGQTVRIRHLAGGAPVASGRVTRVVPSGTVTVSALGVKESKARVEIEVVEGARELKPGFQVNVEIIVDEAPGETVVPETALFRQDGATFLFVVRDGRAVKTAVTPGRRAAELTEVTGDLKTGESVIVHPGAEVKDGVRVQAR, encoded by the coding sequence ATGCTGTCCAGGAAAATCAAAGTCGGACTGGGAATCGTCATTGTGGGACTGTTGGCGGGCGGCGGCTATCTGGTCTCCGCGCTCCAACCGGTGGCGGTCCGAACGGCTGCGGCGGTCGCGACCGATCTGACGGTTACGGTCAGGGGCACCGGCGACGTGGAGGCCGCCGCTCCCGACCGCGTTTACGCCGAGGCGGGCGGGAAGCTCGTGGCCGTGCCCGTGGCGGCGGGGGACCGGGTGGCGCCGGGCGACCTGCTGGCCGTCTTCGACACCGCCGCCCTGCAGGACCGGTTGGCGTTGGCTGCGGCCGAAAGGCGGACTCTAGAGGCGCAGCAGGCTGAGCTGGCCGAACAGAACCGGGTGGCCCTGGAGCTTGCCGCCCTAGAATTGGAACAGGCCGGGACCAACCTGGAGCGGGCCGAGTTCCTGCACGCCCAGCAGGTGATTCCCGACGCCGAACTGGAGGCGGCACGCCGGGCGCGGGAGGCGGCCGCGCTGAACCTGGCGCGGGCCGAAGCCGGAAAACTGGCCCTGGACACCGTGGCCGCCCGCCTGGACGCCGCCCGCACGGCCGAGCGGCAGGCGGAGCGGCAGCTACGCCAGGCCCGGGTGACTGCCGCCTCCGCGGGCGTGATACTGGAGCGGATGGTTGAGCCGGGCGCGGTGGTCGCTCCGGGAGCGCCTCTCTTCGTGGTCGGCGACCCCGAAATCCTTCGGGTCGTCGCCGAAATCGAACCGCGGGACGCCGGGCTGGTCGCGGCCGGCCAGACGGTGCGCATCAGGCATCTGGCCGGTGGGGCCCCCGTCGCTTCCGGCAGGGTCACCCGGGTGGTCCCCTCCGGTACGGTTACGGTATCGGCGCTCGGTGTGAAAGAGTCCAAGGCCCGGGTGGAAATCGAGGTCGTTGAGGGCGCCCGGGAACTGAAACCCGGCTTCCAGGTAAACGTCGAGATCATCGTCGACGAAGCCCCCGGCGAAACCGTGGTGCCCGAAACCGCCCTCTTCCGGCAGGACGGCGCCACCTTTCTCTTCGTCGTCCGGGACGGGCGCGCCGTGAAAACCGCGGTGACTCCCGGCCGGCGCGCGGCGGAGTTGACGGAGGTCACCGGGGATCTCAAAACCGGGGAATCGGTCATCGTGCACCCGGGGGCCGAAGTGAAAGACGGGGTGCGTGTGCAAGCGCGCTAG